A window of Amia ocellicauda isolate fAmiCal2 chromosome 20, fAmiCal2.hap1, whole genome shotgun sequence genomic DNA:
AGAGTTAAGGACCACAGCTAACAGACTTTGAGCAGGGAGGGCAGGTATGCTCAGTATGATTAATCTGAACTGAATTTACGGAGAGAGAATGAACGTTTGTCTTTTATAGCTGCCATATAGTAGGTGTGTAATCAACAGTTATCAAGCTGTTCTTTTTAATTGCCTTTAACCCTGCAGAAGTAGCAAATCCATGTTTGGTGAATTTCTACCTCATACCATACCATGTCCAGTAAAGTTTTGATGAATTGCCCAGTCCTTCTCTAACAGATCAACTGCTTGCAGTAGCACTACCTCACGTTCAGATgtcctttatttaattttagagCAACAAATAATAACACAACGACTGCAAAATCATTTGAAACACTTTTTAGAACAAACATGAGACATATGTTTATATTTGAACATCCAGTCTCATGGTTCTcatttgtttatgtacatggcaTCCCACGTGCGTTCAGGAAAGATTTGAAGACATCACTCAGTGACAGATTTAACAGTAGAAGTGGACAGGAAAACATGTGCTCTAATAATTCACAGAGAAcatgaatatttaaatatgttaaaaCTTAGACACCTTAAAGAGGTGAGAGAACAGAGATAAGTAGTTCATAATACATTATAGAAGCATAATGGTGAAGTGTAATAATGAGGATTTGAATTAATATAACTTAGTCTCTTTCAGTGAGCACCATCAGCAATAAACACTCTTTGTGTACGTGACAAGCTGTACATTGTAGTTCCTGTGAGCCCCTGATAGACACACAATCCCCAAAAGaaagatatttaaaaacaaaataatcagtATGTAAAGTCTTTTGAATATTCTACTATTATTAAGATCATCTCCTTCTTGGGAAAATGCCATATTAAAACCACAGCGTCTGTGACAACACTTTGGTACTTTGTTCCTAGATTCTAgaacagtttatttttcatgGGCTAAATTTACTTTGATGTCTTTTAATGGGAGAGTCTAAATCTCATTTCATTAGACCAGTATTTCTGCACTCTGGTCCTCCACAAACACAGTGGCTTTCATTTCACCTGTGACTCTGGTCTGTGGACCGATTCAACCGCCTCCCTCTGTCCAAAGCAGGTAACGATTTAATCTGAGCTACAGAACCAGCTGGGTTGTACTCTCAAGGGAGGGAACATAATAATACTATAGACATACCATTACACAAGCTACACAGATTTTAAATTTGAGATGAATTTGAACAGGGATTTGTTAGTGTCCCGGCAGGTGAAACCCATTAGTACATCATCACTTCTTTCGGTGCGTCTTCTGTGGGCCTCTCTTGCTCCTTCTGCTGGTGGTATCGGGCGTGCTCGTAAATGTAGATCACGGTGATAGCGAGGAGGCTGCAGACGAGAGCAGGGATCAGGAGGTAAAAGGTGTATTTCATGGTGTTCTGGATGTCGTAAAGGTCCACGTTCTCCTGTATGTCCCCTTTTATGATCTCCGCCGACAGGGCACTTGTCTCGGCGTTCACCACAAACAAGATGATCGAGAGAAGAATGAGGATGGCTGGAAGAAACGGCGTTTTTAAAGAATATCAGTATGACAGTTCCATCTAACATTCCAGGAGGGCTGAACACACATCGGTCACTGGGTTTTCTGCGTCTGTCAGATTCACTGTTAGGGCTGAGGAAGTGAACAAGGAGGAGTCTGAGGAGGAAGCTGAGGAAGAAGGATAGGAGGCTGAGGGGGAAGCTGAGGAGGAGAATGAGGAGAGGTCCTAGAAGAGGCAGCACAAGGATCTGTAGCAGGATACTCACCGCTAATGGAGCTGGTGGTGTACAGTCCCAGAGGGCCCATGTAGGTCTCAAAGGGGTTGCTGACACTGTTGTACATGGTGATAATGAAGCTTAATGCTGAGCTGATCAGGCTGAGGATGATGAATGCTATAACCATGTTGTGAAGGATGTTTGGGGCACCCCCCCGCTCGCCTAGAGATGTCAAAactacagacagagagagagagagagagagattaaactGGTAGAAAATATATAGTTTGCTTGCTGGTGTGATAAAAAAAGGTCTGATCTGATCATCTTTTGCTGAATCAGAGATATTTTATTTATCGTAACAGATGATACTGTTAATCAAACTTTCTTTTATAACCCAAAGGATATGTCTATTGTACAATTTCCAAAGAATGTATATCTAGGTCTGATTTACCTACAAACCAGGAGAATATGTTTTACCTGAGATATAACAGGAGGGATTTTTTCATTGATAATAAAGTGTCAATATTAACCACAATGTGCCTTTGCAGTCCATTTCTAATTGTAATCAAATAaagaatcaataaatcaatccatCACCTGTGGTTGGGTAGAAATACAATTCATCCCAAATTACATCATTCTGATCAATGAGTTCATGAGTCAATAAGTGTTTTAAATAGCAATGCTACATTtccctttttgtgtttgcgaATGTGTGGAACTGAATACAATattataaagagagagagaggaggccatagcaagcCTGGATCTCTAAAGATAATCTCCTTCCTATTAAGGCTGGATCATACAGTGCGAAGCACTGAGCAACGCCCAATATGGTCGTTCATTGTCCCTGTGAGAGAGATGGGCATCTCTGGAGATGGAGGGTGTCTGTGGAGGGTGGCTCTGCTGCTACAACATGGAGGGCTGCTAATGGCAGGTCAGTGCACTCCTtgcatttcatcaacatttaaACTCAGCCTTGCAAGAAGGTCTGACCCTTTTCAGATTGTGGCTCATTGCTCGACTGAGGCGTTGAGGACTTTGCTTCCAGGATTTCCCATCAGGATTAGACTTGATGGGCAAGTATAAGGTAAACTGTAGAGTGGATTTGCCATTTCCCCTCTGCCTACCTGCTCTCTCACTTGTCGTACATCGTGGTTTGTCCCTAATATTCCCTGTATGTATCTTTGGTTGAAGTCCTGCTAACCATTTTTCCTCCTTAAAGCTTTCCTCAATAAACACGAGATATTATTACTGCCGAGAAGGTCATGGAAATAAAGATATAGTGTCCCTACAGGAACGCAAGGAACTCAGTGTTTTTCAGTGTTAATGGCACAAGCTTGCTGGTGTGACGCAACCTGTCGGAGGGCACAGGACCTCTGAGGTACTGGACACTCCCTCACACTTCAGAGGCGTACTTCACTCTGAGGGGAAAACTGCTAGTCTCCATATGACAGTCCACATGAGAGATTTAGAAAATGTGACGATTGGCCTATATTCGCTTCTTATTTTGTCTGACTATTGACAGCGATTGACGATGTCAGAAGAAGAAGAGGCATTACCTGTAATCGTGAGAGGCGTACCGAACGTCGGGCAGGCGCTTCGACTCCCTACTGCCTGGAAAAGTCCAAAAGTGATGTAAGCAGTCCCGTTCCCTTCTGTTTGATTGAAGCCTTTGCAGATCATTGTGGAAAAGATCCATTCGTTCGAGGCTAGCGTGAAACACAGAATCGAGGCGCAGATGGCAGTGCAGAGAGCTCCGGACAGGAAAGACAACGTTTTTGTGGTGGACGGCATGGCTGCACAGCTTCCCTCGCTGCCCGCTTCTTCACAGGCGTCTCTGTCAGCTTGAAACCCACGGCCGCTCCTGGTGTCGACACAGACACGGCTTCTCCCACGGCTCAATCTTTCCCAGCAGGAAATGGAAAGAAGTGAACGTTGATCGGCGCGAGAGCAATAAAGGCTCTGATGAAGCGTCTGAACTTTGGTCAAGTGAAGCAGGGTTGTCATAGTGTTCTTTTATTATCCTACCCCATAAAAAAAGGTTATCGATCATACGTGAAATAGTTGTGATGTTTCCGTACATGTTTAAACACCCATGACATGTTAATCCCCAGCTGTGTCCTCAAGGGGGACGGAGACCCTGCAACTCTCTTTGGTACAAGAGAATTGATTACACACAACTTCACACGCCTCTGCCTTTAATTAAGGCGTGATGTTTGAAAAACTCAAagttatattatttatgtattttcaacCAGAACCACAATCATCTACAGCGCAATAGAAACTCAGATTTAGAAATCTAGCAGAGGAAGAATGGATTTAGTGCATAACTATGGACGCAGTGTAGAAAACCCCACCCAGCTAATATACTGCATATTCAATGTGACAGGAGTCCGTATTACCATTTCCCTCCTTAAATACCTCCTGGAAACAAGATAGTATGACAAGGTGGAGCATCACAGATCACAGGGAGCAGGGCGGTGGCTGCGTGTTTCTCATGGACTGTGGCACAAGCTTGCAGGTTTAGCCCAGCATGTCAAAAGGGCAAAGGTTTAAGCATAGTGGCTGTCTAATTAGGCATAAAGCAATTATATGTGATCATTTTCATCATTTGAACCAGCATGCTTCCAGTCCAGGGAAAGTACTTTCATACGATACCGCCAGGGTCTCCAGTGCAGGTTAGGGGCGCGCAGGTTGTTGGCGCTAGCCCACAGAGTCGCACATGTGCAGGTGTGTTTTAGCCGGTGTCTGCTATGTTTTGCTTCATACAACCAGGAGTCAGTGTTTTATATTGAGTTTAAAATCAGCTGTGTTGTTAACCCCTCGTGTAATCGTTGTAACTTCGCAAGTGGGTAATGCAACCAAAGCTGAAAAGACGTTAAACATCAGAGTGTTTCAGGATTCTTCTCCCATCCTTATATGCTTCAACAGTTCAAAATCTTCCCTGCAGCTCCTGCTCAAGACAAGGCACATCTTTGACCGGTCCCAGTGTCTGTTGTGTATTCGGTTTCCACAGGGGGGACAGCGTGGCAGAACCAGACACCTGTGGACAAGAGGCTTTCGCTCCCTGGGTCAGCACTGCCCGTCCAAATCACACAGAGAAGAACAGAGCCGTGTGTTCGTGCTGTATGTCGGCAAACAGACTCTGAGAGAGAAGGGCATTAGACTCAAGTGGATGATTGATTCATTAGGCTGCTGTATATTGACTGTGAGTGGAGAGCCATTTCCTTTGATCTTTGTCAGAATGCATC
This region includes:
- the clrn3 gene encoding clarin-3, which encodes MPSTTKTLSFLSGALCTAICASILCFTLASNEWIFSTMICKGFNQTEGNGTAYITFGLFQAVGSRSACPTFGTPLTITVLTSLGERGGAPNILHNMVIAFIILSLISSALSFIITMYNSVSNPFETYMGPLGLYTTSSISAILILLSIILFVVNAETSALSAEIIKGDIQENVDLYDIQNTMKYTFYLLIPALVCSLLAITVIYIYEHARYHQQKEQERPTEDAPKEVMMY